A single window of Solidesulfovibrio sp. DNA harbors:
- a CDS encoding amidohydrolase: protein MPPLAFALLCALALTLAGPAVAAPPPDVIFRNATFATLDSAGTMARAVAVTNGVFTAVGAEADIEALAGPDTKLVDLGGKFVSPGLIDAHTHPMETYCLANDWVDCRYPGTPSVAEALRRIAAWAARTPRGQWIDVACVSASENKFAEKRLPTRAELDKAAPDNPLVLANGAHQVVINSAAIQALGIAKGMTRMPHGATIILDPSGEPTGVVLDSQADIPTAPSPATLERAYTDGIQELWNANGFTSLLAITPAAALPVLQQVAASGAKPHIRYTVSVWTAANGADMPETLDAFRMPAKADPARYRFAAIKDWVDGENDARSGYMCEPYRGHSPDDPPGGHGTLVTPQAGADRFAAIAAKNGVIPMFHCSGDAATDIGLSAYEALVKSGTPLPPRMRIEHFGMFQMKKAQIDRAVALRKHGLRVSVQPVWLTELVKADFENMDPKLAASGFRFRDLIDAGLEPAASTDMTGIYLGNISPIRAMAACVTRQSDAGLFEPDQALTAEEALRMWTVWAAAALGESAVKGSIEPGKYADMTVYSDNLLTMPKDRLKDAVVTRTIVGGETVYQAP from the coding sequence ATGCCGCCCCTCGCCTTCGCCCTGCTGTGCGCCCTCGCCCTGACCCTGGCCGGCCCGGCCGTGGCCGCCCCGCCGCCGGACGTCATCTTCCGCAACGCCACCTTCGCCACCCTCGATTCGGCCGGGACCATGGCCCGGGCCGTGGCCGTCACCAACGGCGTCTTCACGGCCGTGGGCGCCGAGGCCGACATCGAGGCCCTGGCCGGCCCGGACACCAAGCTGGTGGACCTCGGCGGAAAATTCGTCAGCCCCGGCCTCATCGACGCCCACACCCATCCCATGGAGACCTACTGCCTGGCCAACGACTGGGTGGACTGCCGCTACCCCGGCACGCCGTCCGTGGCCGAGGCCCTGCGGCGCATCGCCGCCTGGGCGGCCAGGACGCCCAGGGGCCAGTGGATCGACGTGGCCTGCGTGTCGGCCTCGGAGAACAAGTTCGCGGAAAAACGCCTGCCGACCAGGGCGGAACTGGACAAGGCCGCGCCGGACAACCCGCTGGTCCTGGCCAACGGCGCCCACCAGGTGGTCATCAACTCGGCGGCCATCCAGGCGCTCGGCATCGCCAAGGGCATGACCCGAATGCCCCACGGCGCCACGATCATCCTCGACCCGAGCGGGGAGCCCACGGGCGTGGTCCTCGACTCCCAGGCCGACATCCCCACCGCCCCGTCCCCGGCCACCCTGGAGCGGGCCTACACGGACGGCATCCAGGAACTGTGGAACGCCAACGGCTTCACTTCGCTTCTGGCCATCACCCCGGCCGCCGCCCTGCCCGTGCTGCAACAGGTCGCCGCTTCCGGCGCCAAGCCCCATATCCGCTACACCGTCTCGGTCTGGACCGCCGCCAACGGGGCCGACATGCCGGAAACGCTCGACGCCTTCCGCATGCCGGCCAAGGCCGACCCGGCCCGGTACCGGTTCGCGGCCATCAAAGACTGGGTGGACGGGGAAAACGACGCCCGCAGCGGCTACATGTGCGAGCCCTACCGGGGCCACAGCCCCGACGACCCGCCGGGCGGCCACGGCACCCTGGTCACCCCCCAGGCCGGGGCCGACCGGTTCGCGGCCATCGCCGCCAAAAACGGGGTCATCCCGATGTTTCACTGCTCGGGCGACGCGGCCACGGACATCGGGCTTTCCGCCTACGAGGCCCTGGTCAAATCCGGGACCCCTCTGCCGCCGCGCATGCGCATCGAGCATTTCGGCATGTTCCAGATGAAAAAGGCCCAGATCGACCGGGCCGTGGCCCTTCGAAAGCACGGCTTGCGCGTCTCGGTCCAGCCCGTGTGGCTCACGGAGCTGGTCAAGGCCGATTTCGAGAACATGGACCCGAAACTGGCCGCCTCGGGCTTCCGCTTCCGCGACCTGATCGACGCCGGCCTCGAACCGGCGGCCAGCACGGACATGACCGGCATCTACCTCGGCAACATCTCGCCGATTCGCGCCATGGCCGCCTGCGTCACGCGCCAGTCGGACGCCGGGCTTTTCGAGCCCGATCAAGCCCTCACGGCCGAGGAGGCCCTGCGGATGTGGACGGTCTGGGCGGCGGCGGCCCTGGGCGAGTCGGCGGTCAAGGGCAGCATCGAGCCCGGCAAATACGCCGACATGACGGTCTATTCCGACAACCTGCTGACCATGCCCAAGGACAGGCTCAAGGACGCCGTGGTGACGCGGACCATCGTCGGCGGCGAGACGGTCTACCAGGCGCCCTAG
- a CDS encoding amphi-Trp domain-containing protein: protein MQTRTARLGGVMGVWEAADRLERLARELRAGSLGLDAGRVSLNLSPAVMLDVEIRASQARDREGLDVRLSWSPQRPEAAGPRGEF from the coding sequence ATGCAAACGAGAACGGCCCGCCTGGGCGGGGTGATGGGCGTATGGGAGGCGGCGGACAGGCTCGAACGCCTGGCCCGGGAACTGCGGGCCGGCAGCCTTGGCCTCGACGCCGGCCGGGTGTCGCTCAACCTGTCGCCGGCGGTCATGCTCGACGTGGAGATCCGGGCCAGCCAGGCCCGCGACCGCGAGGGCCTGGACGTGCGGCTGTCCTGGAGTCCCCAGCGGCCGGAGGCGGCCGGCCCGCGCGGCGAATTCTAG
- a CDS encoding CinA family protein, giving the protein MEEGLQALAGKLGEALVGRNWLLGCAESCTGGLLSSILTDAPGASSWFAGAVVAYANAVKRDVLGVPQDVLDTKGAVSREAVLAMARGAHGVLRADVAVAISGVAGPGGGTPQKPVGTVWLAWHGPDGVAVKRFQFDGDRLAVKRQAVRQAMTGVLSMARGAKPEASHE; this is encoded by the coding sequence ATGGAGGAGGGGTTGCAGGCCCTGGCCGGGAAACTGGGCGAGGCGCTGGTTGGGCGCAACTGGCTGCTCGGGTGCGCCGAATCGTGCACTGGCGGGCTTCTGTCGAGCATTTTGACCGACGCGCCCGGGGCTTCGTCCTGGTTCGCCGGGGCGGTGGTGGCCTATGCCAATGCCGTCAAGCGCGACGTGCTGGGCGTTCCCCAGGACGTCCTGGACACGAAGGGGGCGGTCAGCCGGGAAGCGGTCCTGGCCATGGCCCGGGGGGCCCACGGTGTTCTGCGGGCCGACGTGGCCGTGGCCATCAGCGGCGTGGCCGGGCCAGGCGGCGGCACGCCCCAAAAGCCCGTGGGCACGGTCTGGCTGGCCTGGCACGGCCCGGACGGCGTGGCGGTCAAGCGCTTCCAGTTCGACGGCGACCGGCTGGCCGTCAAGCGCCAGGCCGTGCGCCAGGCCATGACCGGGGTGCTGTCCATGGCCCGGGGCGCCAAACCCGAGGCGTCGCACGAATAA
- the serS gene encoding serine--tRNA ligase produces MLDLKFVRQNPQAVADGMARRRFPLDLPAFLALEERRREIITDVERKKSQRNTASAEVAKIKRQGGDAAHVLAGLGALSEEIKALDEKTKEVDALVSEWLLGVPNIPHATTPDGAGEADNPTIRLIGTPRTFDFPIREHQDIGVSLGGLDFERAAKLSGARFVVLRKGLARLERALAAFMLDTHLAAHSYEEVATPYIVNAESLVGTGQLPKFAADLFKLEGMASYLIPTAEVPVTNLHRGETLPQSALPVAYACHTQCFRSEAGSYGKDTKGIIRLHQFGKVELVRLVHPDTSYAELEKLTGHAEAILQALDLPYRVIALCAGDLGFSSAKTYDLEVWLPGQDKYREISSCSNFEDFQARRADIRFKPEGGKKSAYVHTLNGSGLAIGRTMAAILENHLQRDGSVAIPKALVPYMGGIEALTPEGK; encoded by the coding sequence ATGCTGGACCTCAAATTCGTGCGCCAAAACCCGCAGGCCGTGGCCGACGGCATGGCCCGGCGGCGCTTTCCCCTGGACCTGCCCGCCTTCCTGGCCCTGGAGGAACGGCGCCGCGAAATCATTACCGACGTCGAGCGCAAGAAAAGCCAGCGCAACACCGCCTCGGCGGAGGTGGCCAAGATCAAGCGCCAGGGCGGCGACGCCGCCCACGTCCTTGCGGGGCTGGGCGCGCTTTCCGAAGAGATCAAGGCCCTGGACGAAAAGACCAAGGAAGTGGACGCCCTTGTCTCCGAATGGCTGCTCGGCGTGCCCAACATCCCCCACGCCACCACCCCGGACGGGGCCGGCGAGGCCGACAACCCGACCATCCGCCTGATCGGCACGCCGCGCACCTTCGATTTCCCCATCCGCGAGCACCAGGACATCGGCGTCTCCCTGGGCGGCCTCGACTTCGAGCGGGCGGCCAAGCTGTCCGGGGCGCGCTTCGTGGTCCTCAGGAAGGGCCTGGCCCGGCTGGAACGCGCCCTGGCCGCCTTCATGCTCGACACCCACCTGGCCGCCCACAGCTACGAGGAAGTGGCCACGCCCTACATCGTCAACGCCGAAAGCCTCGTGGGCACGGGCCAGTTGCCCAAGTTCGCGGCCGACCTGTTCAAGCTCGAGGGCATGGCCTCCTACCTCATCCCCACGGCCGAGGTGCCGGTGACCAACCTGCACCGGGGCGAGACCCTGCCGCAGTCGGCCCTGCCCGTGGCCTACGCCTGCCATACCCAGTGCTTCCGCTCCGAGGCCGGCTCCTACGGCAAGGACACCAAGGGCATCATCCGGCTGCACCAGTTCGGCAAGGTGGAACTCGTGCGCCTGGTCCATCCGGACACGTCCTACGCGGAGCTCGAAAAACTCACCGGCCACGCCGAGGCCATCCTGCAGGCCCTCGACCTGCCCTACCGGGTCATCGCCCTGTGCGCGGGCGACCTGGGCTTTTCCTCGGCCAAGACCTACGACCTGGAGGTCTGGCTGCCGGGCCAGGACAAGTACCGCGAAATCTCCTCCTGTTCCAATTTCGAGGACTTCCAGGCCCGCCGGGCGGACATCCGCTTCAAGCCCGAGGGCGGCAAGAAATCGGCCTACGTGCATACCCTCAACGGCTCCGGCCTGGCCATCGGCCGGACCATGGCCGCCATCCTGGAAAACCACCTGCAACGCGACGGCTCGGTGGCCATCCCCAAGGCCCTGGTCCCGTACATGGGCGGCATCGAGGCCCTGACGCCGGAAGGGAAATAG
- a CDS encoding TolC family protein, whose protein sequence is MSVSLLLGQGLAQAQNQDAAAPAGNDRVAKRYARQPKADDTGAGSSAAPADGLDAKIQKIPLPDFVKEQQTDPAVSQRTKVGAGLPATEGNPVDMEQSVKRGLDANPQMQSARALLSGSEETRRQAMANFGFVGTVSYTFQRTDAETIGTTSQSIPANQILNSMAGTSLATSRYANARVGYWQNVYQLQLQATQPLFTGFKLLSTYQKAALQKDYYNANIDYTELSLIKSVQQAFLALLQARANVQSNKDSVARLESQYKVAQAYYDVGLKPRLDVLQAESDLAQAEQDLLKAENKVLVQTAQLNALLNLPLNQQTNYVGELTYLPFGMSVEDCLDTAYKQRPDLYMGVKSVQMAEKDVLRAASTFYPQVQAQATYSKQGNDPNLALRDMSGATTPETTTFVLSASLQAWDWGSTYFGVQAARESVKKLQADLANLRLNVGYQVKTCYLNIQDAAKRISVARTALEASREGYRMAVARYQAQVGTSTDVLDAQARVSSAEFNLTQALTDYQSALADIYVAMGIKNLSLVAN, encoded by the coding sequence GTGAGCGTGAGCCTGCTTTTGGGCCAGGGCCTTGCCCAGGCCCAGAACCAGGACGCGGCCGCCCCGGCCGGCAACGACCGGGTGGCCAAGCGCTATGCCCGGCAACCCAAGGCCGACGATACGGGCGCCGGCTCGTCCGCGGCCCCGGCCGACGGCCTGGATGCCAAGATCCAGAAGATTCCCCTGCCCGATTTCGTCAAGGAGCAGCAGACCGACCCCGCCGTGTCCCAGCGCACCAAGGTCGGCGCCGGCCTGCCCGCCACCGAGGGCAATCCCGTGGACATGGAGCAAAGCGTCAAGCGCGGCCTGGACGCCAACCCGCAGATGCAGTCCGCCCGGGCGCTGTTGAGCGGCTCCGAGGAAACCCGCCGCCAGGCCATGGCCAACTTCGGCTTCGTGGGCACGGTCAGCTACACCTTCCAGCGCACGGACGCGGAGACCATCGGCACCACCAGCCAGTCCATCCCGGCCAACCAGATCCTCAACAGCATGGCCGGAACGTCGCTTGCGACCTCGCGCTACGCCAACGCGCGGGTCGGCTATTGGCAAAACGTCTACCAGTTGCAGCTGCAGGCCACCCAGCCGCTTTTTACCGGCTTCAAGCTGCTGAGCACCTACCAGAAGGCCGCCCTCCAGAAGGACTACTATAACGCCAACATCGACTATACGGAGTTGTCGCTCATCAAGTCCGTGCAGCAGGCCTTCCTGGCCCTGCTCCAGGCCCGGGCCAACGTGCAGAGCAACAAGGACTCGGTGGCCCGGCTCGAATCCCAGTACAAGGTGGCCCAGGCCTATTACGACGTGGGCCTCAAGCCTCGTCTCGACGTGTTGCAGGCCGAATCCGACCTGGCCCAGGCCGAGCAGGACCTGCTCAAGGCGGAAAACAAGGTCCTCGTCCAGACGGCCCAGCTCAACGCCCTGCTCAACCTGCCGCTCAACCAGCAGACCAACTACGTGGGCGAGCTGACCTACCTGCCGTTCGGCATGAGTGTCGAGGACTGCCTGGACACGGCCTACAAGCAGCGCCCCGACCTGTACATGGGCGTCAAGTCCGTGCAGATGGCGGAAAAGGATGTCCTGCGGGCGGCCAGCACCTTCTATCCCCAGGTCCAGGCCCAGGCCACCTACTCCAAGCAGGGCAACGACCCCAACCTGGCCCTGCGGGACATGTCCGGCGCCACCACGCCCGAAACCACCACCTTCGTCCTGTCGGCTTCGCTGCAGGCCTGGGACTGGGGGTCGACCTATTTCGGCGTGCAGGCCGCCCGGGAAAGCGTCAAGAAGCTGCAGGCCGACCTGGCCAACCTGCGGCTCAACGTCGGCTACCAGGTCAAGACCTGCTACCTCAACATCCAGGACGCGGCCAAGCGCATTTCCGTGGCCCGCACGGCCCTGGAGGCCTCGCGCGAAGGCTACCGCATGGCCGTGGCCCGCTACCAGGCGCAAGTCGGCACCAGCACCGACGTCCTCGACGCCCAGGCCCGGGTGAGCTCGGCCGAATTCAACCTGACCCAGGCGCTCACCGACTACCAGAGCGCCCTGGCCGACATCTACGTGGCCATGGGCATCAAGAACCTGAGCCTGGTCGCCAACTGA